In Aliivibrio wodanis, a genomic segment contains:
- a CDS encoding transposase, IS110 family yields MGHQYKQLTLSERYQIEAWNTHSISAREIGQKLKRSNGSISRELRRCPVGSYSAEQAHKHAFQKRTLSIKHTKCGQKNKKIIQIYLQLGWSPEQISGRMHKEKIENTICCSTIYNVVKREHWQRMLARKGKKYKQRKGVEAGARLIPNRADISLRPAIVDDNSEIGHWEGDTVYGQDGYLVTMVERVSKLLVTCKVRSKSKKAVTRGINRMMKPFKELCKTITFDNGGEFAGHAKIAKHLNCDIYFAKPYHSWQRGLNENTNGLLRRFFPKGMAIGELAAKEVKQAEFLINSRPRKALNFLSPSEFLSGKRVSVIVTI; encoded by the coding sequence ATGGGACACCAATATAAGCAACTGACACTAAGTGAAAGATACCAGATTGAAGCTTGGAATACACATAGTATTTCTGCTCGGGAAATAGGACAAAAATTAAAACGGAGCAATGGCTCCATTTCAAGGGAATTACGACGCTGTCCTGTTGGAAGTTATTCTGCCGAGCAAGCGCATAAACATGCTTTTCAAAAAAGAACACTTTCAATTAAGCACACAAAGTGTGGCCAAAAGAATAAGAAAATAATTCAAATATACCTACAACTTGGTTGGAGCCCAGAGCAAATATCTGGACGAATGCATAAAGAAAAAATAGAAAATACAATATGTTGCAGTACTATTTACAATGTAGTTAAAAGAGAGCATTGGCAAAGAATGCTTGCTCGAAAAGGTAAAAAATACAAACAGCGTAAAGGTGTAGAAGCTGGAGCAAGACTAATTCCCAACCGCGCTGATATCTCTCTCCGGCCTGCTATTGTTGACGATAACTCAGAAATTGGCCACTGGGAAGGTGATACTGTTTATGGTCAAGATGGGTATTTAGTCACTATGGTAGAGCGAGTATCTAAGCTATTAGTTACTTGCAAAGTACGTAGCAAGTCTAAAAAAGCAGTCACTCGTGGGATAAATCGCATGATGAAGCCCTTTAAAGAACTTTGCAAAACAATCACATTTGATAATGGCGGAGAGTTTGCGGGTCATGCTAAGATAGCTAAGCATCTGAACTGTGACATTTATTTTGCTAAACCTTACCATTCCTGGCAACGAGGTTTGAATGAAAATACCAATGGTTTACTAAGGCGTTTTTTCCCAAAGGGAATGGCCATTGGAGAACTTGCTGCAAAAGAGGTTAAACAGGCAGAGTTTTTGATTAATTCGAGACCTAGAAAGGCATTAAATTTTCTGAGTCCGAGTGAGTTTTTAAGCGGTAAGCGTGTGTCGGTTATTGTTACGATCTAG
- a CDS encoding putative exported protein: MKKTILAIALSLVTSSAMAEMDHSKMDHGSMDMKGMDMNQMDHSKMKMKDMDMSKMEGMSMKDMNAVGMPATGMKPNKVVHVILSDDMKITFKKEVNIEPNDIVQFVIMNTGKIDHEFAIGNETEQLEHREMMKKMTSGHAHDSGSTVTVQPGKAKQITWHFHGDNNVEFACNIPGHAEAGMVKKVTL, from the coding sequence ATGAAAAAGACAATATTAGCAATCGCATTATCATTAGTAACAAGTTCAGCAATGGCAGAGATGGACCACAGTAAAATGGATCATGGTTCAATGGATATGAAAGGGATGGACATGAATCAAATGGACCATTCAAAAATGAAAATGAAAGACATGGATATGAGTAAGATGGAAGGCATGTCTATGAAGGATATGAATGCAGTAGGTATGCCAGCAACTGGTATGAAACCAAACAAAGTTGTACACGTTATCTTATCTGATGATATGAAAATCACATTCAAAAAAGAAGTGAATATTGAACCAAACGACATCGTTCAATTTGTGATAATGAATACAGGTAAGATTGATCATGAGTTTGCGATTGGTAATGAAACTGAGCAGTTAGAACATCGCGAAATGATGAAAAAAATGACATCAGGTCATGCACATGACAGTGGCAGTACCGTAACTGTTCAACCTGGTAAAGCAAAACAAATTACATGGCATTTCCATGGTGATAATAACGTAGAGTTTGCTTGTAATATTCCAGGACATGCAGAAGCAGGGATGGTAAAAAAAGTAACGTTATAA
- the cusA gene encoding cation efflux system protein → MIPAIIRWSIKNRFLVLVATFALVVAGIYSVKNTPVDALPDLSDVQVIIKTSYPGQAPQVVEDQVTYPLTTAMLAVPGAETVRGYSFFGDSYVYIIFNDDTDMYWARSRVLEYLSQVAPKLPAEEKPTLGPDATGVGWVYSYVLQDKTGKHDLAELRSLQDWFLKYELQTVDGVSEVATVGGMVKQYQVEIDPDKLRAYNLTLQQINKAIKDGNQEAGASVIEVAEAEHMVRTSGYLSSIEDIQSLPLKVTDKGTPLLLGDIADINLGPQMRRGISEFNGEGEAVGGVIVMRFGENASEVIANVKEKLAQLQKGLPEGVEIKATYDRSTLIDHAVTNLWEKLAEEFIVVAIVCALFLFHIRSSLVIALSLPVGILAAFIVMHWQGINANIMSLGGIAIAIGAMVDGAIVMIENVHKHIEKTPLTDENRWQVIGKAAEEVGTPLFFSLLIITLSFVPVFALEGQEGKMFSPLAFTKTFAMAASAGLAITLVPVLMGYFVRGKILPEHKNPINKTLVALYRPLLNVSLRFPKTVLLVAIVLMGSAYYPISKMGSEFIPPLDEGDLMYMPTTYPGISIGKARELLQQTNKLIKTVPEVDTVWGKIGRAETATDPAPLTMIETVIQFKPKDEWRDGVTTESIKNELDQLIQFPGITNAWVMPIKTRIDMLATGIKTPIGIKIAGPDLKVIEKIGAELEPILNDIQGTTSVYAERVAGGRYVTIDIKRRQAARYGLSIKDIQQVISTAVGGMNVGETIEGLERYPINVRYPQSYRDSVVKLQNLPLITANGARIALADVADIRYEDGPPMIKTENARPNGWVFVDIDGRDLGSYVHEAQQVVHEQLDLPAGYSLGWSGQYEYMERAKERLTTVVPITIGIIMLLLYLSFKRISEVLIIMGTLPLAMVGGLWLMHILNFNFSIAVGVGFIALAGVAVEIGVIMLVYLNQAWNEKQNNASEKNNLPTQQDLTQAIGDGAGLRVRPVMMTVLTVIIGLIPIMYGSGTGSEVMQRIAAPMIGGMVSALLLTLVVIPAVFKLWKQRQCQSDQI, encoded by the coding sequence ATGATCCCTGCCATTATTCGTTGGTCGATAAAAAATCGATTTTTAGTGTTAGTTGCAACGTTCGCCTTAGTCGTAGCAGGGATTTACAGTGTAAAGAATACGCCAGTAGATGCTCTGCCTGATCTTTCTGATGTACAGGTGATCATCAAAACAAGTTACCCAGGACAAGCGCCACAAGTGGTGGAAGATCAGGTTACATATCCGTTAACGACAGCCATGCTTGCGGTTCCGGGAGCTGAAACGGTTCGCGGCTATTCCTTCTTTGGTGACTCGTATGTTTATATTATTTTTAATGATGATACCGACATGTACTGGGCACGTTCGCGTGTTTTAGAGTACTTAAGTCAAGTCGCACCTAAGTTACCAGCAGAAGAAAAACCGACATTAGGTCCAGATGCGACAGGTGTGGGTTGGGTTTACAGTTATGTTTTACAAGATAAAACAGGAAAACATGATCTCGCTGAATTACGTAGTTTGCAGGATTGGTTCTTAAAGTATGAATTACAAACCGTTGATGGCGTATCGGAAGTCGCGACCGTTGGCGGAATGGTCAAGCAATATCAGGTTGAAATTGATCCTGATAAGTTACGAGCTTATAACCTAACACTACAGCAAATTAATAAAGCGATTAAAGACGGAAATCAAGAAGCAGGCGCCTCCGTTATTGAAGTAGCAGAAGCTGAGCATATGGTTCGCACTTCAGGTTATTTAAGCAGTATTGAAGATATTCAGTCACTGCCATTAAAAGTAACAGATAAAGGAACGCCATTGCTGCTTGGCGATATTGCAGACATTAACCTTGGACCACAAATGCGCCGTGGGATCTCCGAATTTAACGGCGAGGGTGAAGCGGTTGGTGGTGTGATCGTGATGCGATTTGGTGAGAATGCCAGTGAAGTTATTGCTAACGTGAAAGAAAAGCTTGCTCAACTTCAGAAGGGATTACCAGAAGGCGTTGAAATAAAAGCGACTTATGATAGATCAACCTTAATAGATCACGCTGTAACTAACCTATGGGAAAAATTGGCAGAAGAATTTATTGTTGTTGCGATTGTTTGCGCTCTGTTTTTATTCCATATTCGCTCATCACTGGTTATTGCATTAAGTTTGCCGGTTGGAATTTTAGCCGCGTTCATCGTGATGCATTGGCAAGGTATTAATGCCAATATTATGTCGTTAGGTGGTATTGCGATTGCCATTGGTGCCATGGTCGATGGTGCAATTGTAATGATAGAAAACGTACATAAGCACATAGAGAAAACGCCATTAACGGATGAGAACCGTTGGCAAGTTATCGGTAAAGCTGCGGAAGAGGTGGGAACGCCATTATTTTTCTCATTACTTATCATTACGTTAAGTTTTGTTCCTGTCTTTGCGTTAGAAGGCCAAGAAGGAAAGATGTTCTCTCCATTAGCCTTTACAAAAACTTTTGCCATGGCAGCATCAGCAGGTTTGGCTATTACCTTAGTTCCAGTATTAATGGGCTATTTTGTTCGAGGAAAGATTCTACCTGAGCATAAGAATCCAATTAATAAAACATTAGTTGCATTGTATCGCCCGCTACTTAATGTGAGTTTGCGTTTTCCTAAAACGGTTTTACTTGTTGCTATCGTACTTATGGGCTCTGCATATTATCCGATCTCTAAAATGGGCAGTGAGTTTATTCCGCCATTGGATGAGGGCGATTTAATGTACATGCCAACAACCTATCCAGGGATCTCAATTGGTAAGGCGAGAGAGTTACTACAACAAACCAATAAACTGATTAAAACCGTTCCTGAAGTCGATACCGTGTGGGGAAAAATTGGTCGAGCGGAAACCGCGACTGATCCGGCACCATTGACCATGATAGAGACGGTTATTCAGTTCAAACCAAAAGATGAGTGGCGTGACGGTGTCACAACGGAATCGATCAAGAACGAGCTAGACCAATTGATTCAATTCCCCGGAATTACGAACGCATGGGTAATGCCAATCAAAACGCGTATCGATATGTTGGCGACAGGGATTAAAACCCCAATAGGAATAAAGATAGCGGGGCCAGATCTTAAAGTTATAGAGAAGATCGGCGCAGAATTAGAACCTATTTTAAACGACATTCAAGGTACAACCTCTGTTTATGCAGAACGTGTAGCTGGTGGCCGTTATGTAACCATAGATATAAAACGTCGCCAAGCAGCTCGATATGGATTGAGTATTAAAGATATACAGCAAGTTATTTCAACCGCTGTTGGTGGAATGAATGTAGGTGAAACCATTGAAGGGTTAGAGCGTTATCCGATCAATGTTCGTTATCCACAGTCGTATCGAGATTCTGTCGTTAAATTACAAAACTTACCGCTCATTACCGCTAATGGCGCTCGAATTGCGTTAGCTGATGTGGCTGATATTCGTTATGAAGATGGTCCTCCAATGATCAAAACAGAAAATGCACGACCTAATGGTTGGGTGTTTGTTGATATTGATGGTCGAGATTTGGGCTCTTATGTTCACGAAGCTCAACAAGTCGTTCATGAGCAATTAGATTTACCTGCAGGTTATTCATTAGGTTGGTCTGGTCAATATGAATATATGGAACGAGCTAAAGAGCGCTTAACAACGGTAGTTCCCATTACGATTGGCATTATTATGTTGCTTCTTTATCTTAGTTTTAAGCGAATTTCTGAAGTGTTAATTATCATGGGAACATTACCGTTAGCTATGGTTGGCGGCCTGTGGCTCATGCATATTTTAAACTTTAATTTTTCTATTGCTGTTGGGGTTGGCTTTATTGCTTTAGCCGGTGTTGCGGTTGAAATAGGCGTAATTATGTTGGTGTATTTAAATCAAGCATGGAATGAAAAACAGAATAATGCTTCTGAGAAAAACAACTTACCGACTCAACAAGACTTAACACAAGCGATTGGGGACGGGGCGGGTTTACGTGTTCGTCCTGTCATGATGACTGTACTTACCGTAATTATTGGCCTAATTCCAATTATGTATGGCTCAGGTACGGGATCTGAAGTAATGCAACGAATTGCAGCGCCAATGATTGGTGGAATGGTATCAGCATTGTTACTGACATTAGTTGTTATTCCTGCCGTATTTAAACTCTGGAAACAGCGTCAGTGTCAAAGTGATCAAATATAG
- a CDS encoding putative cation efflux system protein, which translates to MKPVKIALLSIVIGGVIGASGMSLYSGHDMAAMTMNNSSEVGAEKSEPLYWVAPMDANYRRDQPGKSPMGMDLVPVYADEGQGEKAPAGTVTIDPSVVNNLGVKSAFVEKTILSPNIDTVGYIAFDESQLWQVNVRAAGWVEKLNINAIGEKVNKGDVLFTLYSPELVKAQEELLNAYRTGRKGLVKGARERLHSFGVDIKQINSIVRQGKANKNIEIKATSSGVIASLNIREGGYLSPSQVAISAGPLEEVWVDAEVFERQAHWLSSGNKAVMTLDAVPGKKWEGEVDYVYPILDPKTRTMRMRLKFDNQDGALKPNMFANITIHPKTKEEVLTIPRQAVIRSNGMERVVLDEGEGKYRSVRIIAGREAANKVEIVKGLKENDKVVTSAQFLLDSESSKTAELSRINGPENSVWISGNITMLMADFGMVTFAHKPISQWDWKAAEMNFSVDKEIDLVSFREGEAVQFLVQKINDEYQLLEIEKEGELL; encoded by the coding sequence ATGAAACCAGTTAAAATAGCATTACTTTCAATCGTGATTGGTGGCGTTATTGGTGCTTCGGGTATGAGTTTGTACTCAGGGCATGATATGGCGGCTATGACGATGAATAACAGTTCAGAAGTTGGTGCTGAGAAAAGTGAACCTTTATATTGGGTTGCTCCTATGGATGCAAATTATCGTCGAGATCAGCCAGGTAAATCCCCAATGGGCATGGATTTAGTACCTGTTTATGCCGATGAAGGGCAAGGAGAGAAAGCACCAGCAGGAACGGTAACAATTGATCCAAGTGTGGTTAATAACCTTGGCGTAAAGAGTGCGTTTGTCGAGAAAACGATCTTGTCACCAAATATAGATACCGTCGGTTATATCGCATTTGATGAAAGTCAATTATGGCAAGTCAACGTGCGGGCTGCGGGTTGGGTTGAGAAACTGAATATCAACGCGATTGGCGAAAAAGTAAATAAAGGCGATGTATTATTTACGCTTTACTCTCCAGAGCTGGTGAAAGCACAAGAAGAATTATTAAATGCGTATCGCACTGGCCGCAAAGGATTAGTTAAAGGCGCAAGAGAGCGATTGCATTCTTTTGGTGTTGATATTAAACAGATTAATTCTATTGTTAGGCAAGGTAAAGCAAATAAAAACATAGAGATAAAAGCAACATCTAGTGGTGTTATTGCAAGTCTGAATATTCGTGAAGGAGGGTATTTATCGCCTTCTCAGGTTGCGATAAGCGCGGGGCCTTTAGAAGAAGTTTGGGTAGATGCAGAAGTTTTTGAGCGTCAGGCACATTGGTTATCGTCAGGCAATAAAGCGGTAATGACACTTGATGCTGTCCCTGGAAAAAAATGGGAAGGCGAAGTTGATTACGTTTATCCGATTTTAGACCCAAAAACACGAACCATGCGTATGCGCTTAAAGTTTGATAACCAAGATGGTGCATTAAAGCCCAACATGTTCGCAAACATTACAATTCATCCTAAAACAAAAGAGGAAGTATTGACGATTCCTCGCCAGGCCGTAATACGTTCAAATGGCATGGAACGTGTTGTATTAGACGAAGGCGAAGGTAAATATCGTTCAGTTCGCATCATTGCAGGCCGTGAAGCTGCGAATAAAGTTGAAATCGTTAAGGGATTGAAAGAAAACGATAAAGTAGTTACATCAGCTCAATTCTTATTAGATTCTGAATCAAGTAAAACGGCAGAACTAAGTCGAATTAATGGACCAGAAAACAGTGTTTGGATCTCTGGGAATATCACCATGCTTATGGCTGATTTTGGTATGGTAACTTTTGCTCATAAACCCATATCACAATGGGATTGGAAAGCGGCTGAAATGAATTTTTCGGTCGATAAAGAGATTGATTTAGTTTCTTTTCGTGAAGGTGAAGCGGTTCAGTTTCTAGTTCAAAAGATAAATGATGAATATCAACTGCTTGAGATAGAGAAAGAGGGGGAATTATTATGA
- a CDS encoding putative exported protein, with product MKNTARKHFTKVWLASAISLMISNQVMAENQLTQLIEQALSSDASREQIYAQSQALRSTGIASSTLADPTLKVGFGGLPVDSFKFDEDPMTNISVGLMQKFGRGSSLDLQQKQTGQQADVLAMQVQVRELEVANAITQLWIELGFLQKAEAILHENRQLLSEMETYIKTNYSIGKSESQDLLQAQLQLSRLDEKLQTNRQLQGRIYAQLTEWLPNLAEQKSQGIKALEWSTLNKLLNSKASQDTEFYDLLKSNPTIKMSELAITATKTKVDIADESYSPQFGVEVMYAYRQANGMGGQPASDLVSAYVTMDIPLFTDKRQDQNYAAAQYQVGAAKSQRDVLLRQMNAKVNSLLVDKNNLEQRLSRYNHTLLPQAKDRTRAVERGYENNTAQFNDVISAASDELSIELEKQRLFSDLDKTYSNLAFYLNGFDYHVSAPQFSPSEQ from the coding sequence ATGAAAAATACAGCACGTAAACACTTTACTAAAGTGTGGTTAGCCTCTGCGATCTCGTTAATGATTTCAAATCAAGTGATGGCAGAAAATCAGCTAACACAGCTTATCGAACAAGCACTCTCTTCTGATGCAAGTAGAGAGCAAATATACGCACAATCTCAAGCACTTCGATCTACAGGTATTGCGAGTTCAACGCTTGCCGATCCTACGCTAAAAGTCGGTTTTGGTGGTTTACCGGTGGACAGTTTTAAATTTGATGAAGACCCTATGACCAATATATCGGTCGGATTAATGCAAAAGTTTGGTCGAGGCTCAAGTTTAGACTTACAACAAAAGCAAACTGGACAACAAGCCGATGTATTAGCAATGCAGGTTCAAGTTCGTGAGTTAGAAGTGGCAAATGCCATTACTCAACTTTGGATTGAGTTGGGATTCTTACAAAAAGCAGAAGCTATTTTACATGAGAATCGTCAACTATTGTCAGAGATGGAAACCTACATTAAGACCAACTATTCGATTGGTAAAAGTGAAAGTCAGGACTTGCTACAAGCTCAGCTTCAATTGAGTCGATTGGATGAAAAGTTGCAAACGAATCGTCAGTTGCAAGGCCGTATCTATGCACAACTCACAGAATGGTTGCCTAATTTAGCCGAGCAAAAATCGCAAGGTATAAAAGCACTAGAGTGGTCGACATTGAATAAATTATTAAATTCAAAGGCAAGTCAAGATACTGAATTTTATGACTTATTGAAGTCGAATCCAACAATAAAAATGAGTGAATTAGCGATAACCGCAACCAAAACCAAAGTGGATATTGCCGATGAATCTTATTCGCCTCAATTTGGTGTAGAAGTAATGTATGCCTATCGTCAAGCGAATGGTATGGGTGGACAACCTGCGTCTGATTTGGTGAGTGCATATGTAACCATGGATATCCCGCTATTTACAGACAAACGTCAAGACCAAAACTATGCAGCTGCGCAATATCAAGTGGGCGCTGCAAAATCACAACGTGACGTATTACTTCGTCAAATGAACGCAAAAGTAAATTCGCTATTGGTTGATAAAAACAATCTTGAGCAGCGTCTTTCTCGTTATAACCATACTTTACTGCCCCAAGCAAAAGACAGAACTCGAGCCGTTGAGCGTGGTTATGAAAATAATACCGCACAATTTAATGATGTGATTTCAGCTGCCAGTGATGAGTTGAGTATTGAACTAGAAAAACAACGTTTATTCAGTGATTTAGACAAAACATACAGTAACTTAGCTTTTTATCTAAATGGCTTTGATTATCACGTTTCTGCGCCACAATTTTCGCCGTCAGAGCAGTAA
- a CDS encoding putative membrane protein → MRGFSHKTIDLTPSGSLSIRLILNIWAFIVFSSFSKWVVTSVTLMALVLSSVAYSYPMKMEGMTMNMAMPQSQMEISSMSDSMPGCHSPKESQSSDLDCDMSSMSMNNNDHCSDKGDNCCKIACAVSVYALPIGLNTQINSLALAIKYGFYNEQPRSFSSSSLYRPPIA, encoded by the coding sequence ATGAGAGGGTTTTCACATAAAACCATTGACCTTACCCCTAGTGGAAGCCTTAGTATTAGATTAATTCTGAATATATGGGCATTTATAGTGTTTTCTTCTTTTTCTAAATGGGTTGTGACAAGCGTTACGCTGATGGCATTAGTGCTATCTAGTGTTGCTTACAGCTATCCAATGAAAATGGAAGGAATGACCATGAATATGGCAATGCCTCAAAGTCAGATGGAAATATCATCTATGAGTGACAGCATGCCTGGTTGCCATTCACCAAAAGAGTCTCAAAGTAGTGACTTGGACTGTGATATGTCATCTATGTCGATGAATAATAATGACCATTGTTCTGATAAAGGTGATAACTGTTGTAAAATAGCATGTGCAGTATCGGTTTATGCTTTACCAATTGGCTTGAATACTCAGATCAATTCATTAGCTCTTGCTATCAAATATGGTTTTTACAATGAACAGCCTCGTTCATTTTCATCTTCTTCCTTATATCGACCTCCTATAGCTTAA
- a CDS encoding membrane protein has translation MENSQKIASLELGRLIAMFAIIALHSQVFMTYLLMDDTPVFGYAFNQFTRFAVPFFFILSGYFIQPKLTATPLKTMQSYSAPLFKIWLVWSALCLAMPFNWKKVAESGYLTERTGYWSWLTQNPLNAIMEGGMVHLWFIPALIIAVAIIGLFVHFNKTTLLIPVAVILYVYGLAGGSYQTLTEVWTPFFTRNGPFFSTLMLVIGFELRRRSITLSSTKAIILLVLGFVIHFSEAYWLTRFDVPFNLHDFLIGTPLIGIGMFFLLLSKPSLGHHPITFTLSKHVLGIYVCHLLFVVVFLNITGMMGLSLALRDFVIVFGTAGASTLFVLAMNRTPLRRLLFR, from the coding sequence ATGGAAAACTCTCAAAAAATCGCAAGCTTAGAGCTCGGAAGGCTTATTGCTATGTTTGCGATTATTGCTTTGCACTCACAAGTATTTATGACGTATCTGCTAATGGATGATACTCCCGTCTTTGGCTATGCTTTTAATCAATTCACTCGTTTTGCCGTTCCTTTCTTTTTCATTTTATCCGGTTATTTTATTCAACCTAAATTAACCGCGACTCCTTTAAAAACAATGCAGTCTTACTCTGCTCCGTTATTTAAGATTTGGTTAGTATGGAGTGCTTTATGCCTAGCAATGCCTTTTAACTGGAAAAAAGTTGCTGAAAGCGGTTATTTAACAGAACGTACAGGATATTGGAGCTGGCTAACTCAGAACCCTCTTAATGCAATTATGGAAGGCGGGATGGTGCACTTATGGTTTATCCCAGCTCTTATTATCGCCGTTGCTATTATTGGTTTATTTGTTCATTTTAACAAAACAACATTGCTTATTCCTGTTGCTGTTATCTTGTATGTATATGGCCTTGCTGGTGGCAGTTACCAAACATTAACTGAAGTTTGGACTCCATTCTTTACTCGGAATGGCCCTTTCTTTAGTACCTTAATGCTTGTCATTGGCTTTGAATTAAGAAGAAGATCAATCACTCTATCATCAACAAAAGCGATTATCTTATTAGTCTTAGGCTTTGTTATTCATTTTAGTGAGGCTTATTGGCTAACACGTTTTGACGTTCCTTTTAACCTGCATGATTTCTTAATCGGTACCCCATTAATTGGCATCGGCATGTTTTTTCTATTGTTATCAAAGCCGAGCTTAGGTCATCACCCTATCACTTTCACATTAAGCAAGCATGTTCTTGGTATTTATGTATGCCATCTACTCTTTGTGGTTGTGTTCTTAAACATTACCGGAATGATGGGACTGAGTTTAGCACTAAGAGATTTTGTGATTGTGTTTGGAACGGCTGGCGCATCTACTTTGTTTGTTTTAGCGATGAATAGAACACCGCTGCGTCGATTGTTATTTAGATAA
- a CDS encoding putative heme-Cu membrane protein (NnrS), producing the protein MNITDKAVEERIPPILRLGFRPFFLLGSIYAIIAVAVWVLAFQTGQPSYLNVPALWWHVHEMLFGFSMAIVAGFVLSAVQNWTGVKGTSDKRLGLIVLLWLLPRVLFWTSAPLWLISSIEALFMLAIAYEVGFRVIKTKGVRNFFFIPLFLVAIAANFASYATIKGMPPFTSAAVWESMLWWFTLLISVMGARVIPFFTARRFQFEKVQPMMWLEALCNIPLAMLFILSFFPITSAEISPYLMVIAGSAQLIRMISWKGYKTLSEPLVWSLHAGYLCIPLSLLIRGFANNGFISHTAIHLFAIGALGGVILAMIARVTMGHTGREIYKGPVMWPAFSAIILAAVVRSVGVILFPEYMMNMINIAAVLWAFAFGLFVWHFAPMLCKKRVDGHPG; encoded by the coding sequence ATGAATATTACAGATAAAGCTGTCGAAGAAAGAATCCCACCTATACTGCGTTTAGGGTTTCGACCGTTTTTTTTATTAGGTAGTATCTATGCCATTATTGCTGTAGCTGTATGGGTTTTGGCATTTCAAACAGGCCAACCTAGTTACCTAAACGTACCTGCGCTTTGGTGGCACGTACATGAAATGCTTTTTGGTTTTTCGATGGCTATTGTCGCTGGTTTTGTGTTAAGTGCCGTTCAGAATTGGACTGGTGTTAAAGGAACTTCCGATAAACGACTCGGTTTGATTGTCTTATTATGGTTGTTACCGCGAGTGTTATTTTGGACTTCAGCTCCACTTTGGTTAATTTCAAGTATCGAAGCATTGTTTATGCTTGCTATTGCGTATGAAGTTGGATTCCGTGTAATCAAAACTAAAGGCGTTCGTAACTTCTTCTTCATTCCGCTATTTTTAGTCGCTATTGCCGCGAACTTCGCTAGTTACGCAACAATTAAAGGCATGCCACCATTTACTTCTGCTGCGGTTTGGGAATCCATGCTTTGGTGGTTTACACTATTAATTTCAGTAATGGGGGCACGAGTAATCCCATTCTTTACTGCACGTCGCTTTCAGTTTGAAAAAGTACAGCCGATGATGTGGTTAGAAGCCTTATGTAATATTCCATTGGCAATGCTATTTATTCTTAGCTTTTTCCCTATTACCTCTGCCGAAATTAGCCCGTACTTAATGGTGATAGCAGGATCAGCACAACTTATTCGTATGATTAGTTGGAAAGGGTATAAAACATTGAGTGAGCCATTAGTATGGTCTCTTCATGCTGGTTATTTATGTATCCCTTTAAGCCTATTAATTCGTGGCTTTGCTAATAATGGTTTTATTTCGCACACAGCAATTCATCTCTTCGCTATTGGTGCATTAGGCGGGGTGATTTTAGCGATGATTGCTCGTGTCACTATGGGTCATACTGGTAGAGAGATTTATAAAGGACCTGTTATGTGGCCTGCTTTCTCGGCTATTATTCTTGCTGCTGTGGTTCGCTCTGTCGGCGTGATCTTGTTCCCTGAATACATGATGAATATGATCAATATTGCTGCAGTATTATGGGCATTTGCATTTGGTCTATTTGTTTGGCATTTTGCCCCTATGCTATGCAAAAAACGTGTTGATGGTCACCCAGGTTAA